From one Triticum urartu cultivar G1812 chromosome 3, Tu2.1, whole genome shotgun sequence genomic stretch:
- the LOC125545802 gene encoding uncharacterized protein LOC125545802 yields the protein MAELAAGAVSSLLVVIRSEALLLRGVRDDVQFIKEEMESMKSFLAHLARWAPPGGEHDEQVRTWMNQVWLLAQDCNNCIDLYLYRGNPDIHRARGGLRGYLWWATWFLHKLAAQHRAAEQLRLLKERARDVGERRLRYGVEVPDKSEKGQLALTASSSSWAAAAGGYAAGDDEEEDGDGQLMGAMATSSHSGPRAFTEPRTLDDYVRAKLWEWFNGIPGDAGETLSMVVVAPYTYQDLLALVEKMWLFSQNPNGGYHRIVVVDIPAVHHEFAPLRAKEVLRELKRAKSNPQEQGTEGQVDLDPWDVYLRRWQIYHEKKRAIALLDIEENIGKMKIYEKLDKIKSDTQGRLAKGDGLPKGDKLQGDFDQLDLDVLLQLLLQTASPQQDQKGKSKDMHRLPAWESNNIIVKKLKEHMEAEENDKKIEEEEEEAAKHMGLEEGEESAAKHMEEGGGEITIHNEEEEEGGETGKHMEEGGEVTVHSEEEEGSGEEGEIKSQQTAWIQLDEAQYAHILRKLFPKSSSSSNNRSLQAQDRSLDKQAAKTTTATLGEDQVKKLIHDAKEDILRELQQGKYDKSEGAGDPGAPDQNPEIVSENIFASFVDQMMDKMKHEFKEQLKIKGLVEEIKHNLDYHPFRNNYECPLFMLEVDELMDISTCEDIRNSLSLLNCSADLMIVTAAKDIQQAKEYCYPQAEPIDYSLAGLYHDTVLELTSQQKNEDSYNPQIFHDILYECEPHEFCMKVFTHALYANPKRSGEELHKLHSTLQALPTASFNSIAKVMVKFSYNDLPKEYKSCLLYLAIFSPGQKISRSTLIARWVAEGLTSKEDWPSSMRQANRCFDTLIGRCLVYPADIGTTGNVKSCIVGDPVHGFITAIARKQHIVETRLSHHLARHFSIFNDLQLRSSDRIDKFFQGLYKSSQVSLLKVLDLEGCQCFAGKNQRYLKDICSKMLLLKYLSLRRTDITQLPNEINNLRELEVLDIRQTEIPQHATANILLLKLKRLLAGHIDPSNFGYSGRIPHRIEKMVNMEVLSNVKAQHSHDLKDIGKLWQLRKLGVVIDDKDKHLKNLLQTISDLHECLRSLSITTIPVATPCEAELPVVKNHPKILESLTIKGTTQNGRLLPLFIKSDNNKLAKITLGHTLLSQDDLKVLAKLPKLRCVRLQHIACTEHMLNFKDGEFRCLKYLVVEGSDLTNIIFEDGAASELEKMVLSITSICSISGVEYLAKLKELELNSSFCSSLLSSFDKAKHIAKLTLRGTLLEQAALQLLTKKPNIRCLMLLENSFSGTENEITLEKDEFLWLNLLVVDCSAIAKIVFNSGSASRLEKIVWSSSTSLSGIDKLPKLKELEFKGDQVPPEVREAIENHKNKPSLKLNGPESQD from the coding sequence ATGGCAGAGCTTGCGGCAGGCGCCGTGAGCTCGCTGCTGGTCGTCATCCGCAGCGAGGCGCTGCTGCTGCGCGGCGTCCGGGATGACGTGCAATTCATCAAGGAGGAGATGGAGAGCATGAAGAGCTTTCTGGCGCACCTGGCCAGGTGGGCACCGCCCGGTGGCGAGCACGACGAGCAGGTGCGCACCTGGATGAACCAGGTGTGGCTGCTCGCCCAGGACTGCAACAACTGCATCGATCTCTACCTCTACAGGGGGAACCCCGACATCCACCGTGCCAGAGGTGGGCTCCGAGGCTACCTCTGGTGGGCGACCTGGTTCTTGCACAAGCTGGCTGCGCAGCACCGCGCCGCCGAGCAGCTGCGCCTGCTGAAAGAGCGGGCGCGTGACGTAGGCGAGCGGCGATTGAGGTACGGCGTGGAGGTCCCGGACAAGTCCGAGAAGGGGCAATTGGCTCTGACGGCATCCTCGTCATCGTGGGCTGCTGCAGCAGGTGGCTATGCGGCCGGGGATGACGAAGAAGAAGACGGTGACGGTCAACTCATGGGGGCAATGGCGACCAGCAGCCATTCTGGTCCACGAGCCTTCACCGAGCCTCGCACTCTGGACGACTACGTCAGGGCAAAGCTATGGGAGTGGTTCAATGGAATTCCAGGAGACGCTGGCGAAACTTTGTCCATGGTCGTTGTGGCACCCTACACATATCAGGACCTCCTCGCTCTTGTAGAAAAAATGTGGCTTTTCAGTCAAAACCCAAATGGCGGCTACCATCGCATTGTCGTGGTTGACATCCCGGCTGTGCACCATGAGTTTGCGCCGCTACGAGCCAAGGAGGTTCTGCGCGAGCTCAAGCGTGCCAAATCCAACCCCCAGGAGCAAGGCACAGAAGGCCAGGTGGATCTTGACCCTTGGGATGTTTACCTAAGAAGATGGCAAATTTACCATGAAAAGAAGAGAGCTATTGCTCTTCTTGACATCGAGGAGAATATTGGCaagatgaagatttatgaaaagCTTGACAAAATCAAAAGTGATACTCAAGGTCGACTAGCAAAGGGCGATGGACTACCTAAGGGTGACAAGCTGCAGGGTGATTTTGACCAGTTGGACTTGGACGTACTACTTCAGTTGCTGCTCCAGACAGCATCTCCACAACAAGATCAAAAAGGGAAGAGCAAAGACATGCATAGATTACCAGCATGGGAAAGCAACAACATCATCGTGAAGAAGCTTAAGGAGCATATGGAAGCAGAGGAAAATGACAAGAAgattgaagaggaagaggaagaagctGCCAAGCATATGGGGCTGGAAGAAGGAGAAGAATCCGCGGCCAAGCATatggaggaggggggaggagaAATAACAATACAtaatgaggaggaagaagaaggaggagaaaCAGGCAAGCATATGGAGGAAGGAGGAGAAGTGACTGTACAtagtgaggaggaagaaggaagcGGAGAAGAAGGAGAAATCAAAAGTCAGCAGACGGCATGGATTCAGCTCGATGAGGCACAATATGCACACATCCTGCGGAAGCTGTTCCccaagagcagcagcagcagcaacaacaggtCCCTGCAGGCTCAAGACAGATCCTTGGACAAGCAAGCTGCAAAGACCACAACGGCTACACTAGGTGAGGATCAAGTCAAAAAACTCATCCATGACGCAAAGGAAGACATCCTGCGGGAGCTGCAGCAAGGCAAATATGACAAAAGTGAAGGAGCAGGTGATCCTGGTGCTCCGGATCAAAACCCAGAAATTGTTTCTGAAAATATATTTGCCTCTTTTGTGGATCAGATGATGGATAAAATGAAGCATGAGTTCAAAGAGCAGCTCAAGATCAAGGGGCTCGTGGAAGAGATTAAACATAACTTGGATTATCATCCGTTCCGGAATAATTATGAATGCCCCCTGTTTATGCTCGAAGTTGATGAGCTGATGGATATTTCCACATGTGAGGATATCAGAAATTCTTTGAGCCTGTTAAACTGCAGTGCCGATTTAATGATCGTAACCGCTGCAAAGGACATCCAGCAAGCTAAAGAATATTGCTATCCACAGGCTGAACCTATAGACTATTCTCTTGCTGGCCTCTACCATGATACAGTGCTCGAGCTTACTAGTCAGCAGAAGAATGAAGACAGCTACAACCCCCAAATTTTTCATGATATCTTGTACGAGTGTGAGCCACATGAATTCTGCATGAAGGTCTTCACTCATGCTTTGTATGCTAACCCCAAGAGGAGTGGTGAGGAGTTACACAAGCTGCACAGCACCTTGCAGGCTTTGCCAACAGCATCATTCAACAGCATCGCTAAGGTGATGGTCAAGTTCTCTTACAATGACCTGCCTAAAGAATACAAGTCATGCTTGCTGTACCTAGCTATCTTCTCTCCCGGACAAAAGATCAGTCGGTCAACCTTGATTGCACGGTGGGTGGCGGAAGGGCTGACATCCAAGGAAGACTGGCCTAGTTCTATGCGTCAGGCCAACCGATGTTTTGACACACTCATTGGCCGGTGCCTTGTTTATCCTGCTGATATTGGTACCACAGGAAATGTAAAGAGCTGCATCGTTGGTGATCCGGTTCATGGATTCATTACTGCAATCGCCAGAAAACAACACATTGTGGAGACACGACTGTCACATCACTTGGCTCGCCACTTCTCCATTTTCAACGATCTCCAACTCCGGAGCTCTGATAGAATTGATAAATTCTTCCAGGGGCTCTATAAATCATCTCAAGTGTCCCTGCTCAAGGTGCTAGATCTAGAAGGGTGTCAGTGCTTTGCTGGGAAGAACCAGAGGTACCTCAAGGATATCTGCAGCAAGATGTTACTGCTCAAGTATCTGAGCCTGAGGAGAACAGATATTACCCAGCTACCCAATGAAATCAACAACCTCCGTGAGCTAGAGGTATTGGATATCCGACAAACTGAGATACCTCAACATGCAACAGCAAATATCCTGCTCTTGAAGCTGAAGCGTCTGCTTGCTGGTCACATTGATCCAAGCAATTTTGGCTATAGTGGCCGGATTCCTCATAGGATCGAGAAAATGGTAAACATGGAGGTACTATCCAATGTCAAGGCCCAGCACAGTCATGATTTAAAAGATATTGGAAAGCTATGGCAGCTGAGGAAGCTAGGTGTGGTTATCGATGATAAGGATAAGCACCTCAAGAATTTGCTTCAGACGATCAGTGACCTACATGAGTGCCTCCGTTCTCTGTCAATCACTACTATTCCCGTCGCCACACCATGCGAGGCAGAGTTACCAGTTGTCAAGAACCATCCCAAGATTCTAGAGTCTCTAACTATCAAGGGAACCACACAGAATGGGCGTCTTCTTCCATTGTTCATAAAAAGTGACAACAACAAACTTGCCAAGATAACTCTAGGTCACACTCTGCTGAGCCAAGATGATCTGAAAGTCCTTGCCAAGCTGCCCAAGTTACGGTGTGTCAGGCTCCAACACATTGCATGCACCGAGCACATGCTGAACTTCAAGGACGGTGAATTCAGATGCCTCAAGTACCTTGTTGTTGAGGGCTCAGACTTGACTAATATCATTTTTGAGGATGGTGCAGCCAGTGAGCTAGAGAAGATGGTTTTGTCTATCACCAGCATATGTTCTATTTCTGGAGTTGAGTATCTTGCTAAATTGAAAGAGCTCGAGTTGAACAGCAGCTTCTGCAGCAGTTTGCTGTCATCATTTGACAAAGCCAAACATATAGCAAAGCTGACTCTGCGTGGTACATTGCTAGAGCAAGCTGCTCTACAACTGCTCACCAAGAAACCAAATATACGCTGTCTGATGCTCTTGGAGAACTCTTTTAGTGGAACAGAGAATGAGATTACATTAGAAAAAGATGAGTTCTTATGGCTCAACCTCCTTGTTGTTGACTGCTCCGCCATCGCCAAGATTGTCTTCAACAGCGGGTCTGCTTCTAGGCTCGAGAAGATTGTCTGGTCATCTTCCACATCTCTCTCCGGCATCGACAAACTTCCCAAATTGAAGGAGCTCGAGTTCAAGGGTGACCAAGTCCCTCCTGAGGTGAGAGAGGCCATTGAAAACCATAAAAACAAACCTAGTCTTAAACTCAATGGACCAGAAAGTCAAGACTAA
- the LOC125545800 gene encoding delta(3,5)-Delta(2,4)-dienoyl-CoA isomerase, peroxisomal-like → MAGAGSSDAEAELRRGFKALAVTRPDPAAAVYEVRLSRPAQLNALSPDSFAEIPRAMALLDRIPAARAVVLSAAGPHFCAGIELGGPGNPLTAPPARGADPAAMAEELRRAILGMQAALTAVELCRKPVIAAVHGACVGGGVELVAACDIRCCSKDATFVLKEVDMAIVADLGALQRLPRIVGYGNAADLALTGRRITAAEAKEMGLVTRVFDSKQELDAGVAKIAKEISEKSANAVMGTKAVLLRSRDITVEQGLEHVATWNSGMLRSDDLMEAIKAFMEKRKPVFSKL, encoded by the exons ATGGCCGGCGCGGGCTCGTCGGACGCGGAGGCGGAGCTGCGGCGGGGCTTCAAGGCCTTGGCCGTGACGCGGCCCGACCCGGCGGCTGCGGTGTACGAGGTGCGCCTCAGCCGCCCGGCGCAGCTCAACGCGCTCAGCCCGGACTCCTTCGCGGAGATCCCGCGCGCCATGGCGCTGCTCGACCGCATCCCCGCCGCGCGCGCCGTCGTGCTGTCCGCCGCGGGCCCCCACTTCTGCGCGGGCATCGAGCTCGGCGGGCCCGGGAACCCGCTCACCGCGCCCCCCGCCCGCGGCGCCGACCCCGCGGCCATGGCGGAGGAGCTCCGCCGCGCGATCCTGGGCATGCAGGCCGCGCTCACCGCCGTCGAGCTGTGCCGGAAGCCCGTCATCGCGGCCGTGCACGGCGCCTGCGTCGGCGGTGGCGTCGAACTGGTGGCCGCCTGCGACATACGCTGCTGCTCCAAGGACGCCACCTTCGTGCTCAAGGAGGTGGACATGGCCATCGTCGCCGACCTCGGCGCGCTGCAGCGCCTGCCGCGGATCGTCGGCTACGGGAACGCGGCGGACCTCGCGCTCACCGGCCGCAGGATCACCGCCGCGGAGGCCAAGGAGATGGGGCTCGTCACCAGGGTGTTCGATTCCAAGCAGGAGCTGGATGCCGGTGTTGCGAAGATTGCCAAAG AAATATCAGAGAAGTCGGCAAACGCAGTGATGGGAACAAAGGCAGTTCTACTCAGAAGCAGAGATATCACTGTAGAGCAGGGCCTGGAGCATGTAGCGACTTGGAACTCTGGAATGCTGAGATCTGATGACCTGATGGAGGCCATCAAAGCTTTCATGGAGAAGCGGAAGCCTGTTTTCTCTAAGCTCTGA